From Scleropages formosus chromosome 25, fSclFor1.1, whole genome shotgun sequence, a single genomic window includes:
- the stap2a gene encoding signal-transducing adaptor protein 2a codes for MASPRSTKARAGRTRAQLPPCYYEGYLEKRTSRDTVSQRLWTCLCGNALFFFNSTKDAAYAEKLELSGFVSLTDDDTRDKNLEAARLTLRLKDGEVKLTAPSLEARELWKGFIRSVVELCVPSSLNLLPGQIYMLKEVVERERERQRRKPPPTQPAPAVPLYLPLVGEIPACFQPVSRTEAEVLLERHPDCGNLLLRPGRDGSSLAVTTRQDLHGSVFRHYRVTQKQDGGYLIEVENPIPCATLHDVIERLVEKTAGTLQPFLLEQPYERNITFVQSDDESGERSLQRTFSGPLPMMPPLPPKPGPPWEQAEENVYLNEPCGLRRTRSIPPPATEEPPALPPKPGRRGFQRRNNSSPSPARHGSLSDDIRTQKPLPPPPAPQENSSQTRQLSQAADMLAQAISEELKLKLETRRGSQH; via the exons atGGCATCCCCGCGGTCAACGAAGGCGCGAGCCGGGCGCACGCGAGCGCAGCTGCCGCCCTGTTACTACGAGGGATACCTGGAGAAGAGGACGAGCCGAGACACG GTGTCCCAGCGCCTGTGGACCTGCCTTTGTGGAAATGCCCTGTTCTTCTTCAACAGCACTAAGGACGCTGCT TATGCAGAGAAACTGGAGCTGAGCGGCTTTGTGTCCCTGACGGACGATGACACGCGGGACAAAAACCTGGAGGCGGCGCGTCTCACACTGCGGCTGAAGGATGGGGAGGTGAAGCTCACG GCTCCCAGTCTGGAGGCACGAGAGCTCTGGAAGGGCTTCATCCGCTCTGTGGTGGAG ctgtgTGTGCCCAGCTCCCTGAACCTCCTCCCGGGGCAGATCTACATGCTGAAGGAGGTGGTCGAGCGAGAGAGGGAGCGGCAGAGGCGCAAACCGCCGCCCACCCAGCCAGCGCCCGCTGTCCCCCTCTACCTGCCCCTTGTGGGGGAAATACCCGC GTGCTTCCAGCCCGTGTCCCGGACGGAGGCCGAGGTTCTGCTGGAGCGACACCCCGACTGCGGCAACCTGCTCCTTCGGCCCGGCAGGGACGGCTCCTCCCTGGCGGTCACCACCCGCCAGGACCTCCACGG ATCTGTTTTCAGACACTATCGTGTCACACAGAAACAGGATGGAGGATATTTGATTGAGGTGGAGAATCCA ATTCCTTGTGCCACCCTCCATGATGTGATCGAGCGTCTCGTGGAGAAGACGGCCGGGACGCTTCAGCCCTTCCTGCTGGAGCAGCCGTACGAGCGCAACATCA cgtTTGTGCAGTCTGATGATGAGAGCGGCGAGAGGAGTCTCCAGAGGACCTTTAGTGGGCCCCTCCCCATGATGCCTCCACTGCCCCCCAAGCCAG GCCCCCCATGGGAGCAGGCGGAGGAGAACGTCTACCTGAACGAACCCTGCGGTCTGCGGCGCACTCGCTCCATCCCTCCCCCCGCCACAGAAGAGCCCCCTGCTCTTCCGCCCAAGCCAG GGCGAAGGGGCTTCCAGAGGCGGAACAACTCCTCCCCGAGCCCTGCCCGTCACGGCAGCTTGTCAG ATGACATACGGACTCAgaagcccctccccccacccccagccccccaggAGAATAGCAGTCAGACGAGACAGCTGAGCCAGGCGGCCGACATGCtggcccagg CAATATCAGAGGAGCTCAAGCTGAAGCTGGAGACCAGACGAGGCAGTCAGCACTGA
- the LOC108921755 gene encoding nuclear receptor ROR-beta-like, producing MRAQIEVIPCKICGDKSSGIHYGVITCEGCKGFFRRSQQNNAMYSCSRQRNCLIDRTNRNRCQHCRLQKCLALGMSRDAVKFGRMSKKQRDSLYAEVQKHQRSQEAGATGALTAEEVIEDGSHRRACSSSGSSTTLSDLDDITTLPDGLLFDLPLTPEGGCCGPELLGDGGASGSSAQSSPEQGELDAPDGGHAQHEYELLQESGLFSDLLLGPLPEGCSLLEIERITQNILQSHLETCQYSTEELKRLSWTLYAPEEIRSFQSKSAEAMWQMCANHLTNAIQYVVEFAKRITGFMDLCQNDQIILLKAGCLEVLLIRMCRAYNSANNTVLFDGKFAGTQLFKALGCDDLVTAVFDLARGLCRLQLSDEEMALFTASVLLSPDRPWLTDAMQVQRLQEKVYLALQHSFHQSGATEEKLTKMVSKLPTMKSICNLHIDKLEFFRLVHPETVHSFPPLYREVFGSDISFPDITES from the exons ATGAGAG CTCAAATTGAGGTAATTCCATGTAAGATCTGTGGAGACAAGTCATCTGGAATCCATTATGGAGTGATCACTTGTGAGGGCTGCAAG GGCTTCTTCAGACGCAGCCAGCAGAACAATGCCATGTACTCTTGCTCCCGGCAGAGGAACTGCTTGATCGACCGGACCAATCGCAACCGCTGCCAGCACTGCCGTTTGCAGAAGTGCCTGGCACTTGGTATGAGCCGTGACG CTGTGAAGTTTGGCCGCATGTCCAAGAAACAGCGGGACAGCCTGTATGCTGAGGTCCAAAAGCACCAACGGTCTCAGGAGGCTGGGGCTACAGGTGCCCTGACTGCAGAGGAGGTCATTGAAGATGGGAGCCATAGACGTGCCTGCAGCAGCAGTGGCTCTAGCACCACCCTCAGTGATCTAGATGACATCACCACACTGCCTGATGGGCTTCTTTTCGACTTGCCGCTTACACCCGAGGGAGGCTGCTGTGGCCCGGAGTtgctgggggatggtggggCCAGTGGGTCGTCTGCACAGAGCTCACCAGAGCAAGGCGAGCTAGATGCTCCAGATGGCGGCCATGCCCAGCACGAATATGAGCTGCTGCAAGAGTCAGGCCTTTTCAGCGACTTGCTGCTCGGCCCGCTGCCCGAGGGCTGCTCCCTGCTTGAGATAG AGCGCATCACTCAAAACATATTGCAGTCACACCTGGAAACATGTCAGTACAGCacagaggagctgaagaggCTCTCATGGACCCTGTACGCACCTGAGGAAATCCGCAGCTTCCAGAGCAAG TCAGCAGAAGCCATGTGGCAGATGTGTGCCAATCACTTGACCAACGCCATCCAGTACGTGGTGGAGTTTGCCAAGCGCATCACAGGCTTCATGGACTTGTGTCAGAACGATCAGATCATCCTGCTCAAAGCTG GCTGCCTGGAGGTTCTGCTGATCCGAATGTGTCGGGCTTACAACTCTGCCAACAACACGGTGCTTTTTGATGGGAAGTTTGCTGGAACACAGCTCTTCAAAGCCCTGG GTTGCGATGACCTGGTGACTGCTGTGTTTGATCTGGCCAGGGGCCTGTGCCGTCTGCAGCTGTCTGATGAGGAAATGGCGCTGTTCACAGCATCAGTTCTCCTGTCCCCAG ACCGGCCCTGGTTAACTGATGCCATGCAGGTGCAGAGGCTGCAGGAGAAGGTTTACCTTGCACTACAGCACTCTTTCCACCAGAGTGGTGCTACAGAGGAGAAACTCACCAAG ATGGTGTCCAAGTTGCCCACAATGAAGTCCATCTGCAACCTCCATATTGACAAGCTGGAATTCTTTCGTCTGGTCCATCCAGAAACGGTACACAGCTTCCCACCGCTTTATAGGGAAGTGTTTGGCAGTGACATTTCCTTCCCTGACATCACCGAGAGCTAA
- the LOC108921510 gene encoding endophilin-A2-like: protein MSVAGLKKQFYKASQMVSEKVGGAEGTKLDEDFRDLERKVDVTSKAVADIISRTSEYLQPNPASRAKLSMLNTVSKMRGQVKSPGYLQAEGLLGECMAKYGRDLGEDSDFGGALVDVGESMKRLAEAKDSLDIDVKQNFIDPLQSLCDKDLREIQHHLRKLESRRLDYDYRKKRQGRMAEEEVRQALDKFHESKEVAESSMQQLLETDMEQVGQLSSLVESQLQFHREAVRILDELSEKLRTRINEAQSRPCREYTPKRKPVCDHGDGDQSDGGLPSAVALPPRPAATEQPCCRALYDFHPENEGELGFREGDIITLSGQIDENWYEGSLRGQSGFFPLSYVEVMVPLPR, encoded by the exons ATGTCCGTGGCGGGCTTGAAGAAGCAGTTTTATAAGGCCAGCCAG ATGGTGAGCGAGAAGGTGGGAGGAGCAGAGGGAACCAAGCTGGACGAGGACTTCAGAGACCTGGAGAGA AAAGTAGATGTGACGAGCAAAGCTGTCGCCGACATCATCTCCAGGACGTCCGAGTACCTGCAGCCTAATCCAG CGTCCCGTGCGAAGCTCTCCATGCTGAACACCGTGTCCAAGATGCGTGGACAGGTGAAGAGTCCTGGCTACCTGCAGGCAGAGGGGCTGCTGGGAGAGTGCATGGCCAAGTACGGCCGAGACCTGGGCGAGGACTCCGACTTCG GTGGCGCTCTCGTCGATGTGGGCGAGTCGATGAAGCGGCTGGCCGAGGCGAAGGACTCTCTGGACATCGACGTCAAGCAGAACTTCATCGACCCCCTCCAGAGCCTCTGCGACAAGGACCTGCGCGAGATACAG CACCACCTGAGGAAGCTGGAGAGCCGGCGCCTCGACTACGACTACAGGAAGAAGCGCCAGGGCAGGATGGCGGAGGAGGAGGTGCGACAGGCATTGGACAAGTTCCACGAGTCCAAGGAGGTGGCGGAGAGCAGcatgcagcagctgctggagacAGAT ATGGAGCAGGTGGGTCAGCTGTCCTCGCTGGTAGAGTCGCAGCTGCAGTTCCACAGGGAGGCCGTGCGCATCCTGGACGAGCTGTCGGAGAAGCTGAGGACGAG GATAAATGAGGCCCAGTCCCGCCCGTGCCGGGAGTACACACCCAAGCGGAAGCCCGTCTGCGACCACGGCGACGGTGACCAGTCCGACGGCGGTTTGCCGAGTGCCGTCGCTCTGCCCCCCCGCCCTGCAG cCACAGAGCAGCCGTGCTGCAGGGCCCTGTACGACTTCCACCCCGAGAACGAGGGTGAGCTGGGCTTCCGCGAGGGCGACATCATCACCCTGAGCGGTCAGATCGACGAGAACTGGTACGAGGGATCGCTGCGCGGCCAGTCGGGCTTCTTCCCCCTCAGCTACGTGGAAGTGATGGTTCCTCTGCCGCGCTga
- the LOC114909459 gene encoding G-protein coupled receptor 35-like, with translation MAEICNCSNTMEGSVFQKVAYIPVFTAGLLLNGFAVYIFLRGRSGWTETHVYTFSLAVANCALLLFLPVRTYDAFRRLAPDTFCTFLVSTHYLNMYVSIFTRTAISVHRCVAVNFPMRRRAWGLQKPVAGAVCALIWAVAVALSAAFNWNSAGSLNCCYERKWEPLRNGLFELLVVVGFFIPLGVITACTVRTVFCVLRCSRATGVVSIMTVNLVVFATCYSPIHWAFFLKFRATSCSSLVYSFYHVSEWMATTNCCWDALAYYFLFKKFFVSHNQKRGAVTVAGGDASTRF, from the coding sequence ATGGCAGAGATCTGCAACTGCAGCAACACGATGGAGGGCAGCGTCTTCCAGAAGGTCGCCTACATCCCCGTCTTCACCGCGGGGCTGCTGCTCAACGGCTTTGCCGTCTACATCTTCCTCCGCGGGAGGTCCGGCTGGACGGAGACGCACGTGTACACGTTCAGCCTGGCGGTGGCCAACTGCgccctgctgctcttcctgccCGTCAGGACGTACGACGCCTTCCGCCGCCTCGCGCCCGACACCTTCTGCACGTTCCTCGTGTCCACGCACTACCTCAACATGTACGTCAGCATCTTCACGAGGACGGCCATCAGCGTCCACCGCTGCGTCGCCGTCAACTTCCCCATGCGCCGGCGGGCCTGGGGCTTGCAGAAGCCGGTCGCCGGGGCCGTGTGCGCCCTCATCTGGGCGGTGGCCGTCGCCCTCAGCGCCGCGTTCAACTGGAACAGCGCCGGCAGCCTGAACTGCTGCTACGAAAGGAAGTGGGAGCCCTTGAGGAACGGGCTCTTTGAGCTCTTGGTCGTCGTCGGCTTCTTCATCCCGCTGGGGGTCATCACCGCCTGCACGGTCCGGACCGTCTTCTGCGTGCTGAGGTGCAGCAGAGCAACGGGCGTCGTCAGCATCATGACCGTGAACCTGGTCGTGTTCGCCACGTGCTACAGCCCCATCCACTGGGCGTTCTTCCTCAAGTTCCGGGCCACGAGCTGCTCGTCCCTCGTCTACAGCTTCTACCACGTCTCCGAGTGGATGGCCACCACCAACTGCTGCTGGGACGCGCTCGCCTACTACTTTCTGTTCAAGAAGTTTTTCGTGTCGCACAACCAGAAGAGGGGCGCCGTCACGGTCGCCGGGGGCGATGCGAGTACGCGCTTCTGA